The following nucleotide sequence is from Tiliqua scincoides isolate rTilSci1 chromosome 15, rTilSci1.hap2, whole genome shotgun sequence.
CCCTGCCTTCCGCAATGCACCATGCCCTGTGGGCCAATTGGTCCCTTGTGCAGTGTTCAGTCTTCCTGCATCCCCACCTGCACCATCCCCTGTGGACCCATCTCTCCGGTGTGCAGCGTCCAGCCCTCCTGcatccccacctgctccatcccgtcttgcctgccctcctgcaccgtcccctgcggacctctcctcccagtgagcggTGGCTCGTCTTGCAACGTCATCCCACTCAGCCGTGTCCCGTCCTGCATCCCCTTCTAAACCCCCagggagggctctctgtgggttcctGGTCAATATGGAATTGAAGTCTTTGCTATGGATTCTGGCTAAGCGTACGGATGTTGGCGATCCAATGTGTGGGGGATTTGGAGTTCTAACTCCCACCAGTAGCTTCTATGGGGACTCGTCACCTGTGCTGTTCAATggtgtgttgactttgcttcttgactggctttcctctcttcattggggtctagagctatccattcttccccaaaccacccttcaaaagtcccatttgcttgtgttagactCAGACGCCTCACTGTTGGTTGTTCCTCTTCcaaaccctctgcatgacccttgtggatgttctttctctatgaactttattttcccttttaataaagtctgttctactgcaccaaagagcctgtctcctgaccttccttggggctgggagTGGAAATCTCAAAAAAGCAAGAACCCAAACACATCTCATAGGGTTTCCTCTCCAGGAGACGCATCAGAGCTTCCAAGGGAAGAGGGCCGCAGCCCAGGCCCTTGTGAAGACTCCCAGAGGCttcctgcacagccccagcaCTGATTCCTTTTGATAACGTGCAATTCAAGGTGACTGTCCGCCCTGGAGCGTTCCCATTGCTTCCAACAAATTGCATCTTTATACAGGTACACCTCAGTAAGAGTAATTAAAACTGTAATTATTAGAGAGTGAAGATAATTGGCGGGCAGGCAGGTGTTCTTCAGAAGTTGGCATGGGTAGCCTCAGAGCATTATGTGCAACATGACTTCTAAGCCAATGATTAAAAGGTGGCAGCCCTCCCCttacctgcgctggaacaagcagccAGGCTGGCTTGCTCTGCCTCCAGTGCAGAGTGGGAGGTGACTGTGGTGAAACTGGGGGCAAGGGgataattttccccttacccccagcacTGCTCCAGCCATGGCAGTGAAGCTAAATCCAAGTGTAGATCCAAGCAGCTCAGTGTTAGGCTGGACTgctcaaggtgtgtgtgtgtgtgtgtgtgtgtgtgtgttatgatcCAGCCTAATTGCTGGAAACCAGTCCCACCCGTCTGCCCGTCTGCCcgtcgcctgccctccccctgaccTAGAATGCCGCTGaaatgccctcctcctgccctccccaaagcTCCGCTCTAGTGACCCACCATTGAACTTACCATTGCCAGGGCTGGatttggcatggggaggccagcatgcgCCCTTGCACCCACCTCCCCAACTTCCACagtggcacaaacgtgctttatggcgcaAAGGGCGTGCACGGGCTTTTTGGAAACGGATGGAGCAAAGGAATGGATAAAATGTGTTTGTGTGAATCGGTGTTATGTAGGTCAACACCCCGTTTGAAatcttcaggctgcaattctatctgcacctacctgagagtaagccccattaagtacaatgggactgactttggaggagaaatgcctaggattgggctgccagggtgCAAATCCGGTGGCTTTCTCCAGGGCAAACCCCAGAGAACCCACTTCGAAAACTGGAAGGCGCATATCCGAATGGGAGCTCAAGGGCATGCATTTGTGATGCTCAAGATCAGGCACTCATGCGCACTTGTGTTGACCCCATTAAGAGATTGCCACAATTTTCATGCTATAAGAACAAAATAACATCAGAAAGATGGAGCTTGGGGTCACATGCACCTGAGTGCGCCCTCTCCGTCCTTGCCCAACCAGTGCATAGGCTTTAAACCGATTGGCTGGGTGGCAAAGGGGAGGTGGACAAGTGCCCATATCGGGAGTAATGAGACCCCAAATGCGCAGTTCTTTGTTGGCCGGTGACACGAGAGGAGCTCTGCAACCCAGCTTAGGCCAGTGCCTTGTAGAGCATCAGAGCAGTCTCAGAGCGCCTGGGTACAAAAAGCATAGCGGCACAGCTTGGGGTAGCTACTCGGAGGACTGACAAGGGACCAGGCTTGCAGGCTTTGGACTGTGGGCGacccacaagggacttgcatccttCTGTGTACATGGCGCAATGGTGACCATTAGGCTTTGGCCTTGGGAGGGATCTGCTGCTTGGAcactggacccccccccctttgggcagTGGTGCTGGTCTGGGTTGCCTTCTGCTTCACAGCCCCCCTTCCCATTTTGGCTGTCAAACTCCCCTTTTCAGTAGTGGGGACAGGGCTGACTTCCCACCCCACAATCTCCCCTCTTCTGTGCAGCCTGCTGGATAAATTTAGAAGACAATGCCTAAAAacattggttggcagccttcagtctcaaaagactacggtataagcctacagcacccggtattcccaggcagtctcccatccaagtactgaccaggcctgaccctgcttagcttccgcgctcatggtataagcctacagcacccggtattcccaggcagtctcccatccaagtacgaaccaggcctgaccctgcttagcttccgagatcatggtataagcctccagcacctggtattcccaggtggtctcccatccaagtgctaaccaggcctgaccctgcttagcgtccgagatcatggtataagcctacagcacccggtattcccaggcagtctcccatccaagtacgaaccaggcctgaccctgcttagcttccaagatcatggtataagcctacagcacccggtattcccaggcagtctcccatccaagtactaaccaggcctgaccctgcttagcttccaagatcatggtataagcctacagcacccggtattcccaggcagtctcccatccaagtactaaccaggcctgaccctgcttagcttccaagatcatggtataagcctacagcacccggtattcccaggcggtctcccatccaagtactaaccaggcctgaccctgcttagcttccaagatcatgatataagcctacagcacccggtattcccaggcagtctcccatccaagtacggaccaggcctgaccctgcttagcttccgagatcatggtataagcctccagcacctggtattcccaggtggtctcccatccaagtgctaaccaggcctgaccctgcttagcttccgagatcatggtataagcctacagcacccggtattcccaggcggtctcccatccaagtactaaccaggcctgaccctgcttagcttccaagatcatggtataagcctacagcacccggtattcccaggcagtctcccatccaagtacgaaccaggcctgaccctgcttagcttccgagatcatggtataagcctccagcacctggtattcccaggcggtctcccatccaagaactaaccaggcctgaccctgcttagcttccgagatcgggcatgtgccccggcctgcggcatctcgtgtggctccatcgctccgctgcgcgtccagccttcctgcagcatcCCCTGTGACCCCATAGCTCCACAGTCCCATCTCCCTGCTTTCTGCAATGCACCATCCCCTGTGGGCCAATTGGTCCCTTGTGCCGTGTTCAGTCTTCCTGcatccccacctgctccatcccgtcttgcctgccctcctgcaccgtcccctgcggacctctcctcccagtgagcggcggctcgtcttgcaccgtcatcccactcggctgtgtcccgtcctgcatcccctgctaaacccccaaggaaggctctctgtgggttcctggtcaatagggagttgaagtctttgctatggattctggctaagcgtacggatgttggcgatccaatgtgtgggggatttggagttctaactcccacctgtagcttctgtggggactcctcacctgtgctgttcaatgttgtgttgactttgcttcttgactggctttcctCTCTTCATTGGGATCTAGAGCTAGCCATTCTTCCCGaaaccacccttcaaaagtcccatttgcttgtgttagacttagacggctcactgttggtcgttcctcttcccaaccctctgcatgacccttgtggatgtttTTCCTCTATGGACATTATGTTCGCTTTTAAATAAAGTGCAGTCTCTCGGGGTGTTTTAACTACCCCAATAGGGGTTTTGATGTCAACAGGGGTAGGAAAGTTCCTCCCAAGACACGATTGGGGGTTGTTTgaaagggtttggttctgagatcatcggtgtaaggaaactagatgtgggataacttttcaaaagatggatggatggatggatggatgggtgggtgggtgggtgggtgggtggatgttgTTTAAAAttatcctttttattctcctcattagggcaagacttccatttacggaaggaagcttccttgcccctcacagcctctctaacttggctggttagccatgcgggcaccctcctggatttagtggaacccttctttctttgtgttatacacctctgctgggcctctattactgttgttttaagcagcctccatgcactctggagagattggactctttttaccctccctttcaacctccttctaaccagcctcctcatttgagggaagtccgcccgtcggaagtcaagggtttttgtgagagatttgcctggtattcttcccccaacgtgcacgtcaaaacggatcgcagcatgatcactgttccccaatggctcagtaacgtttacatctctaaccaggtcctgcgtaccacacaatattaaatccagagtcacctgtcctctggtgggctccgtgattagctgctctaagccacagtcatttagcacgtcaagaaatcgggtttccttatcgtgaccagaacacaaattgacccagtcaatatgaggataattgaagtcccccatgattacaaccctgtccctccttgtcacctccctgatctgtttcctcatttcaaggtccccatcagatttctggtctggaggacgataggacgcccccagtattacatcgctgcacaagcctggtaatttaacccacagagattctacggtggagtcggacccaccttcaatctctactttgctggattctatcccttccttaacataaagggagtccaccccacctccagcacgcccctgcctgtccctcctgtagagtttatagcccggtattgcggtatcccactgatgctccgcattccaccaggtttccgttatgcccactatgtcaatattttcccttgtcaccagacattccagttctcccacctttgctcgtagacttcgggcattcgcataaaagcatttatacacggaatgccccaggatgggctgcttatttgctcctttgtccccacatcctctcactgtgccaaaccgtctatcacatcccatcaccctacctttcccaatttcttctcctaccctgcctttgtcttgttgttctctaacctccccatcctcatcccatagggatgaggagtcccgaaccggatgcccctcggctcctgaaTAACCGGATGCCCCTCTATAACAAGCTCCTGCACTGCTGGATCCTTCCAACAGCTTCATTTGCACCCTCTTGTCTTGTCTGCTTCAGCCATCTTGGTAAGTGGAATTTAACTCGACACTTTTTGCCATGTGAATGTGAGATCTTGTTGGAGGAACATTGTAAAAGCAGGCACCATCCCCTGTGGATCCGTCTTGGCACAGTGCGCCATCccctctccttgcctgcccacctgcgCCGTCCCCTGTGGACCCATCTCTCCGGTGTGCAGCGTCCAGCCCTCCtgcacccccacctgctccatcccttcttgcctgccctcctg
It contains:
- the LOC136635067 gene encoding keratin-associated protein 4-11-like, whose product is MCVQPSCGISCGSIAPLCVQPSCGIPCGPIAPQCCIPSPCLPQCTMPCGPIGPLCSVQSSCIPTCTIPCGPISPVCSVQPSCIPTCSIPSCLPSCTVPCGPLLPVSGGSSCNVIPLSRVPSCIPF